A portion of the Paenibacillus sp. PvR098 genome contains these proteins:
- a CDS encoding AraC family transcriptional regulator: MLTPGELASRLNKLVISILIVGHRKCEPDWYQKTQLIKHHSVWLIIKGKGTFTINGTHYPAEPGKLFWFAPGMNVERTTDPEHPLEYYFLRFHYTECYEDKEQWVYCSALETRFPLEGMYTVTNTPQLIYLFEQMDVLWKRRGHMTAMRRKILLQELLLTLVTDFRAQKIAGDTTAAIELTQDYMIGHYQEPLTLEGLAQMAGLSVSHYSRLFKKTIGYSPIDYLTHLRVDRAKELLVLSDYRLKSIAGSVGYTDEFYFSRIFKKVTGVSPREYAKKHRITNGN, encoded by the coding sequence ATGCTCACCCCCGGAGAGTTGGCCTCCCGCTTGAATAAGTTGGTCATTTCCATCCTCATTGTCGGCCATAGAAAATGCGAACCTGACTGGTATCAAAAAACGCAGCTCATCAAACATCATTCCGTCTGGCTCATCATTAAGGGGAAGGGTACGTTCACCATTAACGGAACCCATTATCCGGCGGAGCCCGGCAAGCTCTTTTGGTTCGCCCCTGGCATGAACGTCGAGCGCACCACCGACCCGGAGCATCCTTTGGAATATTACTTCCTACGTTTTCATTATACGGAATGTTACGAGGATAAGGAACAGTGGGTTTACTGCAGCGCCTTGGAAACGCGTTTTCCCTTGGAGGGCATGTATACGGTGACCAACACCCCCCAGCTGATCTACCTGTTTGAGCAGATGGATGTGCTGTGGAAGCGACGGGGGCACATGACGGCGATGCGCCGCAAAATTTTGCTGCAGGAGCTGTTACTGACGCTCGTCACCGATTTCCGCGCCCAAAAAATTGCCGGTGACACGACAGCAGCCATTGAGTTGACCCAAGATTATATGATAGGTCATTATCAGGAACCGCTTACATTGGAAGGTCTCGCACAAATGGCGGGGCTGAGCGTCAGCCACTACTCCCGGCTGTTCAAAAAAACGATCGGCTACAGCCCCATCGATTACTTGACGCACTTGCGCGTCGACCGGGCCAAGGAGCTGCTCGTGCTGTCCGACTATCGTCTGAAATCGATCGCGGGCAGCGTCGGCTATACGGACGAATTTTATTTCAGCCGTATTTTCAAAAAGGTGACCGGCGTCTCCCCGCG